One window of the Candidatus Wolbachia massiliensis genome contains the following:
- the rho gene encoding transcription termination factor Rho, whose translation MTTINEDVLAKDKVTTEPKSVKKSEQISNNDMVKQTTNEDVKENGKALDLSELRGKTAEELLKLAEERKISTNGKGNGRMLKQEMIFSLMKKMSEEGGVTTGSGIVEILSDGFGFLRSASANYAPSTDDVYISSGQIKKFNLRTGDMICGEIRPPGEKERYFTLTKVQSINSTEVSELRKYVHFDNLLPLYPEGSLILENNSSGDSKKDINMRAVDIVAPLGKGQRALIVAPPRTGKTILLQQMAHSIATNHPEIELIVLLIDERPEEVTDMMRSVRGEVVSSTFDEPAYRHVQLAEIVIEKAKRMVEHKKDVVILLDSITRLARAYNAVIPSSGKVLTGGVDSNALQRPKRFFGAARNIENGGSLTIIATALVETGSKMDEVIFEEFKGTGNAEIILDRKLADKRIFPAIDITKSGTRKEELLIDKAILNKIWVLRRILNPMGSVEAMEFLRDKLLLTKSNADFFNSMNN comes from the coding sequence ATGACAACAATCAATGAAGATGTTTTAGCAAAAGACAAGGTTACAACTGAACCAAAATCAGTAAAAAAAAGTGAACAAATTTCCAATAATGATATGGTAAAACAAACAACAAATGAAGACGTGAAGGAGAACGGCAAAGCACTAGATCTGAGTGAACTTAGGGGGAAAACAGCAGAAGAACTGTTAAAACTAGCTGAAGAAAGAAAAATTTCAACTAATGGTAAAGGCAATGGCAGAATGCTGAAACAGGAAATGATATTCAGCTTAATGAAGAAAATGAGCGAAGAAGGGGGTGTTACTACAGGAAGCGGGATAGTGGAAATATTATCTGATGGTTTCGGCTTCTTGCGTTCAGCAAGCGCAAATTATGCTCCGAGTACTGACGACGTTTATATTTCCAGTGGACAAATAAAAAAATTTAATCTGCGTACAGGGGATATGATATGCGGAGAAATAAGACCGCCTGGTGAAAAAGAAAGATATTTTACTTTAACTAAGGTCCAAAGTATAAATTCCACTGAAGTAAGTGAGTTGAGAAAGTACGTTCATTTTGATAATTTACTTCCTCTTTACCCTGAAGGAAGTTTAATTCTTGAAAACAACAGCAGCGGAGATAGCAAAAAAGACATAAATATGCGCGCTGTGGATATAGTTGCACCTCTTGGAAAAGGACAAAGGGCGTTAATAGTTGCGCCACCTCGCACAGGAAAAACAATATTGCTTCAGCAGATGGCTCACTCTATAGCCACAAATCATCCTGAAATAGAACTAATAGTGTTACTTATAGACGAAAGACCTGAGGAAGTGACAGACATGATGCGCTCTGTACGTGGTGAAGTAGTGAGCTCTACATTTGATGAACCTGCTTACCGTCATGTACAACTTGCTGAAATAGTAATAGAAAAAGCTAAAAGAATGGTTGAGCATAAAAAGGATGTTGTAATTTTGCTCGACTCTATAACTCGTCTTGCACGTGCTTACAATGCAGTTATTCCTTCATCCGGAAAAGTTTTAACTGGTGGTGTAGATTCAAATGCGCTGCAAAGACCAAAACGTTTTTTTGGAGCGGCTCGTAATATTGAAAATGGCGGTTCTTTGACAATAATTGCCACTGCTCTTGTAGAAACTGGTTCAAAAATGGATGAAGTTATCTTTGAAGAGTTTAAAGGTACAGGTAATGCTGAGATTATACTTGATAGAAAACTTGCCGATAAGCGAATATTTCCAGCTATTGACATTACGAAATCTGGAACTAGAAAGGAAGAACTATTAATTGATAAGGCTATATTAAATAAAATATGGGTATTGCGTAGGATACTTAATCCTATGGGATCTGTTGAAGCAATGGAATTTTTACGCGACAAACTACTTTTAACAAAGAGTAATGCTGACTTTTTTAACTCTATGAATAATTAA
- a CDS encoding cell cycle transcriptional regulator TrcR: MGDTSLMATELSKGKSDRNKQFLMQIAAWLVDNTALTFNQIAQCCRLALEEVQDIADEEIDVEKFNPVISGIITEKEIDDCKKNPNRIPSLIAKNVKKRSKVIGNIFGFASVARRRDKPDAIYYLIKKFPILDNNVIAKLISTTNYTVEQVRDGSHYNMQNIKPQDPVLLGLCSQEDLEVEIEKAKVKEEKQERLKNIKENY; encoded by the coding sequence ATGGGAGATACTTCTTTGATGGCAACGGAACTTTCTAAAGGTAAGAGTGATAGAAATAAACAGTTTCTTATGCAAATTGCTGCTTGGCTAGTAGATAATACTGCTTTAACTTTTAATCAAATAGCACAATGTTGTAGATTAGCCCTTGAGGAGGTACAAGATATAGCTGATGAAGAGATAGATGTAGAAAAATTTAATCCTGTTATTTCTGGGATAATAACTGAAAAAGAAATTGATGACTGTAAAAAAAACCCAAATCGTATCCCAAGTTTGATTGCAAAAAATGTAAAAAAAAGAAGTAAGGTAATCGGTAACATTTTTGGTTTTGCTTCTGTAGCAAGGCGTAGAGATAAACCTGATGCAATTTATTATTTAATCAAAAAATTTCCTATCTTGGATAACAACGTTATAGCTAAATTAATCAGTACAACAAATTATACAGTGGAGCAAGTAAGGGACGGGTCTCATTATAACATGCAAAATATAAAACCTCAAGATCCTGTACTGCTCGGCTTATGCAGCCAAGAAGATTTAGAGGTAGAAATAGAAAAAGCAAAAGTAAAAGAAGAGAAACAAGAAAGGCTCAAGAACATCAAGGAAAACTATTAA
- a CDS encoding NAD(P)H-dependent flavin oxidoreductase: MKNKIKKIIISGKEVWPIIEGGKGIAVSDGRSSGAFAAADAVGTFSGANAKLIDSNGELVPLIYKGKTRNEKHEELIEYSIEAGISQAKIANEISKGHGRVHMNVLWEMGAAERVLHGILEKAKGLVHGITCGAGMPYRLGEIAAKYQVYYYPIISSVRAFKALWKRAYQKISSYLLGGVVYEDPWLAGGHNGLSNSENPELPQAPFERVAELRSFMNEIGLSETPIVMAGGVWHLKDWEHWLNNLQIGPIAFQFGTRPLLTKESPISPEWKKKLLTLEEGDVFLNKFSPTGFYSSAVKNNFIRELHERNLRQIKFSENANEEFNNEFAIGARGRKIYLTSKDKEMANTWAKAGYTEVMKTPDTTVIFVTPDKFAEIRQDQINCMGCLSHCLFSNWKDHGDHSTGRKPDPRSFCIQKTLQNIVHDGDIENELMFSGHNAYKFKQDPFYKNGYVPTVKELVERILTGY, encoded by the coding sequence TTGAAAAATAAGATAAAAAAGATAATAATTTCAGGAAAGGAAGTATGGCCAATAATCGAAGGTGGTAAAGGCATTGCAGTTAGTGATGGAAGGTCAAGTGGAGCGTTTGCTGCAGCAGATGCTGTTGGAACATTTTCTGGTGCAAATGCTAAGCTTATTGACAGTAATGGTGAGTTAGTACCACTGATTTACAAAGGCAAGACAAGGAATGAAAAACATGAGGAATTGATTGAGTATAGTATCGAAGCTGGAATTAGTCAGGCAAAAATAGCGAACGAAATATCAAAAGGTCATGGAAGAGTGCATATGAATGTGCTTTGGGAAATGGGAGCAGCAGAGCGTGTGCTGCATGGTATACTAGAAAAAGCAAAAGGCTTAGTTCATGGTATTACCTGTGGTGCCGGCATGCCTTACAGGCTTGGAGAAATTGCAGCTAAATATCAGGTTTACTATTACCCTATTATTTCATCAGTACGCGCTTTTAAAGCGTTATGGAAGCGTGCTTATCAAAAAATATCTTCCTATTTGCTTGGTGGAGTAGTATACGAAGATCCATGGCTTGCTGGAGGACATAATGGACTAAGTAATAGTGAAAATCCAGAGCTACCACAGGCTCCATTTGAAAGGGTTGCAGAGCTTAGGTCTTTTATGAATGAGATAGGTCTTTCAGAAACGCCAATTGTTATGGCAGGGGGAGTATGGCACTTGAAAGATTGGGAACACTGGCTTAACAATCTGCAAATTGGACCAATAGCTTTTCAGTTTGGTACTCGTCCACTTTTGACAAAAGAAAGCCCGATTTCTCCAGAGTGGAAAAAGAAGCTATTAACTTTGGAAGAAGGTGATGTGTTTTTGAATAAATTCAGTCCAACTGGTTTTTACTCGTCTGCAGTAAAAAATAACTTTATACGCGAGTTGCACGAACGAAACTTACGTCAAATAAAGTTTTCAGAAAATGCAAATGAAGAATTTAATAATGAATTTGCGATTGGTGCAAGAGGTAGAAAAATTTACCTCACTTCAAAGGACAAAGAAATGGCAAATACCTGGGCTAAAGCAGGGTATACGGAAGTAATGAAAACTCCAGATACAACTGTTATTTTTGTGACACCAGACAAGTTTGCGGAGATAAGACAAGATCAAATCAATTGCATGGGATGCTTAAGCCATTGTTTGTTTAGCAATTGGAAAGATCATGGCGATCATTCAACAGGACGCAAACCAGATCCACGAAGTTTTTGTATACAAAAGACACTGCAGAATATTGTACATGATGGTGATATTGAAAATGAACTCATGTTTTCTGGACACAATGCATATAAATTTAAACAAGATCCATTTTACAAGAATGGCTACGTACCAACAGTAAAAGAACTAGTGGAAAGAATATTGACAGGATATTGA
- the yajC gene encoding preprotein translocase subunit YajC gives MFISEVFAADAANNASSFGAPFANFIPLILVVVVFYFFIIRPNHKKLKEHKKIIDQIKRGDAVITSGGIIGTVSKVDEANAQFIIEIAPKVEIKILKSAISEVLNKEDQKVVAKPVEKSKVERDDKKIKTNQKKEKDDKDKNAS, from the coding sequence ATGTTTATCTCTGAAGTTTTTGCAGCAGATGCAGCTAACAATGCATCAAGTTTCGGCGCACCTTTTGCTAATTTTATTCCGTTGATTTTAGTAGTTGTGGTATTTTATTTTTTTATTATTCGCCCAAATCACAAAAAACTAAAAGAACACAAGAAGATCATAGATCAAATAAAGCGTGGTGATGCAGTTATTACTTCTGGTGGGATAATAGGCACAGTCAGTAAGGTTGACGAAGCAAATGCACAGTTTATAATAGAAATAGCACCAAAAGTTGAAATAAAAATTTTAAAGTCTGCTATATCCGAAGTTTTGAACAAAGAAGATCAAAAAGTAGTAGCTAAACCGGTTGAAAAAAGTAAAGTCGAAAGGGACGACAAGAAAATAAAAACCAATCAGAAAAAAGAAAAAGACGATAAAGACAAAAATGCTTCATAG
- the thyX gene encoding FAD-dependent thymidylate synthase, with product MNEEHYSTRRTTVKEIDEILYEEHKVLDHGFIRVVDYMGSDSAIVQAARVSYGKGTKQVNQDEALIKYLMRHYHTTPFEMCEIKFHVKLPIFVARQWIRHRTANVNEYSARYSILDHEFYIPKPEQVAKQSDNNKQGSGEAFDLGTSKEIMNSMTNDSNLVYSHYSEFIEQGLAREIARANLTLNYYTQFYWKIDLHNLLHFLRLRADKHAQYEIRVYAEAMLEIIKKWVPLTYNAFVEYCLESACISRTGLEIIRKLIRGENVTREGSGVGKREWDELMSVLDEKS from the coding sequence ATGAATGAAGAGCATTATTCAACTAGACGAACCACAGTGAAAGAAATAGATGAAATCCTATACGAGGAACATAAGGTATTAGATCATGGGTTTATTCGAGTGGTGGATTATATGGGCTCTGATAGCGCTATAGTCCAAGCTGCTCGTGTTTCTTATGGAAAGGGAACAAAACAAGTAAATCAAGATGAGGCACTTATAAAGTATTTGATGAGACATTACCACACAACTCCATTTGAAATGTGTGAAATTAAGTTTCACGTGAAACTTCCAATTTTTGTTGCAAGGCAATGGATAAGGCATAGAACTGCGAATGTAAATGAATATTCAGCAAGGTATTCAATTCTTGATCACGAGTTTTATATACCAAAACCAGAACAGGTTGCAAAACAATCCGATAATAATAAACAAGGTAGTGGTGAAGCTTTTGACTTAGGTACCTCAAAGGAAATAATGAATTCTATGACAAATGACTCTAATTTAGTATATTCTCATTATAGTGAATTTATTGAGCAAGGGCTTGCAAGAGAAATCGCCCGGGCTAACCTAACACTTAATTATTACACGCAATTCTATTGGAAGATAGATCTACATAATCTTCTTCATTTTCTGAGACTTAGAGCTGATAAGCATGCCCAATATGAGATCAGAGTCTATGCAGAAGCCATGCTAGAGATAATAAAAAAATGGGTTCCATTAACCTACAATGCCTTTGTTGAATATTGTTTAGAATCAGCATGCATTTCAAGAACCGGTCTGGAAATAATTCGCAAATTAATAAGAGGAGAGAATGTTACCAGAGAAGGAAGTGGAGTTGGTAAAAGAGAGTGGGACGAGCTGATGTCCGTACTTGATGAAAAATCTTAA
- the miaA gene encoding tRNA (adenosine(37)-N6)-dimethylallyltransferase MiaA — protein sequence MTNNIVIITGITASGKSELCDNLIKRYRNISIINCDSKQVYKEIPIITAQPPRQKEFYKLYGYVSAKENYSVGLWLEDLKKEVDYALENMQTPIITGGSGLYISSLIKGLSSIPQISQEVRRNVSELKKNLSKEEFYELVLSKDLRIQGKIFMNDSHRLSRALEVITETGKSIFVWQENRQPPLFSNFKIYTILPKREDIYRKINSRFITMIENGAIDEVKELLSMNLAPHLPAMKAHGVPEIIKYLQDEITLNEAIQIAQANTRHYAKRQYTWFKNQFPNSEVVDCANKLTEFGIF from the coding sequence ATGACAAACAATATAGTAATTATTACAGGAATCACAGCTTCAGGTAAATCAGAATTATGCGATAACCTAATAAAAAGATATAGGAATATTAGTATAATAAATTGTGATTCAAAGCAGGTATACAAAGAAATCCCGATAATTACCGCTCAACCACCAAGGCAAAAAGAGTTTTACAAACTGTATGGTTATGTTTCAGCAAAAGAAAATTACTCAGTGGGTTTGTGGTTAGAGGACTTAAAAAAGGAAGTTGATTACGCATTAGAAAATATGCAAACGCCCATCATCACTGGTGGGAGCGGTCTTTATATTAGCAGTTTAATCAAGGGCTTATCATCAATTCCACAAATAAGCCAAGAAGTAAGAAGAAATGTAAGCGAATTGAAGAAAAATTTAAGTAAAGAGGAGTTCTACGAATTGGTCCTAAGTAAAGACTTAAGAATTCAAGGAAAAATATTTATGAATGACTCACATCGTCTTTCAAGGGCACTTGAGGTTATCACTGAAACTGGCAAGTCGATCTTTGTATGGCAAGAAAATAGACAGCCTCCTTTATTCAGTAATTTTAAGATATATACAATTCTGCCCAAACGTGAAGATATTTACCGAAAAATAAATTCTCGTTTTATTACAATGATAGAAAATGGAGCAATTGATGAAGTAAAAGAGCTACTTAGCATGAACTTAGCTCCACATTTGCCAGCTATGAAAGCACATGGAGTGCCAGAAATTATAAAGTACTTGCAAGATGAAATCACCTTAAATGAAGCGATACAAATTGCTCAAGCAAATACAAGGCATTACGCAAAACGTCAGTACACTTGGTTTAAAAATCAATTTCCAAATTCTGAAGTGGTTGATTGTGCGAACAAGCTGACAGAATTTGGGATATTTTGA
- the recG gene encoding ATP-dependent DNA helicase RecG — translation MNLNEQSNVLAFLNSKLPKFHSTILPKLCGGDRVMDLLFYRPLNYVDRSRLLSDAQVGEFTTFMAKVYEHQPPTFRGRPYKIVVESENQYVFVVFFNYSIKYLCKLFPIGANVIISGKLEKFAEYWQITHPDYVSLNINQFKEIARMEPVYQLCRGITNKRIGNMISSNLKGLPDLPEWIDDTLIKQKKWLNWRESIIKLHRPSSLTEAEVCRKRLAYDELFAYQLALRLARESHVKERRREFTISNEYKEQVLNGLPFQLTNDQIRAIDEISERQKSKYRMISLLQGDVGSGKTIVALFAMLNVVENNMQAALMAPTTILAEQHYNWIEEVLSCTDIKVALLTGKTTRKERKIIMNELASGILNIVIGTHALFQANVTFKNLGLAVIDEQQRFGVMQRNRLVGKGENTDILFVTATPIPRTLQQAMYGDVECSVLREKPKSRLPIKTATMNIKRVPDIIEKLKSAIDRGEKAYWICPYIEGSEETNIAAAEMRFQELQKTFFNKVNIIHGKLTQDQKDQVMFSFKRNEFSLLVATTVIEVGIDVPDATIMIIENAEQFGLSQLHQLRGRVGRGNKQSFCVLLYDNLSKNSSSKLKIMCESQDGFYIAEKDMMLRGSGDILGIKQSGCMEFKFADLYQDRELLNLAHNNAKSVMAEDKSFELLLDIFEYRSRLHFSKFQ, via the coding sequence ATGAATCTCAATGAGCAATCAAATGTGCTGGCTTTTCTGAATAGCAAGCTGCCTAAGTTTCATTCCACAATATTGCCTAAACTTTGTGGTGGAGACAGAGTGATGGACCTGCTGTTTTATAGGCCACTCAATTATGTGGATAGAAGTAGGCTGTTATCTGATGCACAAGTTGGGGAATTTACAACTTTCATGGCAAAAGTTTATGAGCATCAGCCACCCACTTTTAGAGGTAGGCCATATAAAATAGTCGTTGAAAGTGAAAATCAGTATGTATTTGTAGTCTTTTTTAATTACTCAATTAAGTATCTGTGTAAACTGTTTCCAATCGGAGCCAATGTAATCATCAGTGGAAAACTCGAAAAGTTTGCTGAGTATTGGCAAATCACTCACCCAGACTATGTGTCGCTTAACATCAATCAGTTCAAAGAAATAGCTCGTATGGAGCCAGTTTATCAGTTATGCCGTGGTATTACTAATAAGCGTATCGGGAATATGATCAGTTCTAATCTGAAAGGACTGCCTGATTTGCCAGAGTGGATAGATGATACATTGATTAAACAAAAAAAATGGCTAAATTGGAGGGAAAGTATCATAAAATTGCACAGACCAAGCTCATTGACAGAAGCAGAAGTTTGTAGGAAAAGACTTGCTTATGATGAATTATTTGCATATCAGCTAGCACTGAGGCTTGCAAGAGAAAGTCATGTGAAAGAGAGGAGAAGAGAATTTACAATATCCAATGAGTACAAAGAGCAAGTCTTAAATGGATTGCCGTTTCAATTAACAAATGATCAAATTCGTGCAATAGATGAAATTTCAGAGAGGCAAAAATCCAAGTATCGCATGATAAGTTTACTGCAAGGTGATGTTGGCAGTGGCAAGACCATAGTTGCACTTTTTGCGATGCTCAATGTGGTAGAGAACAACATGCAAGCGGCTTTGATGGCACCGACTACCATCTTGGCGGAGCAACACTATAATTGGATTGAGGAAGTTTTATCTTGTACCGATATAAAAGTTGCTCTGCTTACTGGTAAAACTACACGCAAGGAAAGAAAGATTATCATGAATGAACTTGCAAGTGGTATTTTAAACATAGTAATCGGCACTCACGCGCTATTTCAAGCTAACGTTACATTCAAAAATCTAGGACTTGCAGTCATAGACGAACAACAGCGATTTGGGGTGATGCAAAGAAATCGTTTGGTAGGAAAAGGAGAAAATACTGACATACTTTTTGTCACTGCAACCCCAATCCCAAGAACTTTGCAACAAGCTATGTATGGTGATGTTGAATGCTCGGTTTTAAGGGAGAAACCAAAATCCAGATTACCAATAAAAACTGCCACTATGAACATTAAGAGAGTACCAGATATTATTGAAAAATTAAAAAGTGCCATAGACAGAGGCGAAAAAGCATATTGGATTTGTCCTTATATAGAAGGAAGCGAAGAGACCAATATTGCTGCAGCAGAGATGCGCTTTCAAGAATTACAAAAAACATTTTTTAATAAAGTTAACATCATACACGGAAAATTAACTCAAGATCAGAAAGACCAGGTTATGTTTTCTTTCAAAAGAAATGAATTTTCTCTTCTCGTTGCAACTACTGTGATAGAAGTTGGTATAGATGTACCAGATGCAACCATCATGATTATAGAAAATGCAGAGCAATTTGGGTTATCGCAACTACATCAGCTAAGAGGCAGAGTAGGCCGAGGAAATAAGCAGTCTTTTTGTGTACTATTATACGATAATCTAAGTAAAAACTCATCCTCAAAGTTAAAGATCATGTGTGAGTCACAAGATGGATTTTACATTGCTGAAAAGGATATGATGCTAAGAGGCAGTGGAGATATCTTAGGTATAAAACAATCGGGATGCATGGAATTCAAATTCGCTGATTTGTATCAGGACAGAGAACTACTCAATCTCGCGCATAATAATGCAAAGAGTGTAATGGCTGAGGATAAATCTTTTGAATTGCTACTTGATATATTTGAATATAGAAGTAGGTTACACTTTTCAAAATTTCAGTGA